In Phragmites australis chromosome 24, lpPhrAust1.1, whole genome shotgun sequence, the following are encoded in one genomic region:
- the LOC133907738 gene encoding uncharacterized protein LOC133907738 isoform X1, which produces MRFAVTKVCGGGKARAGALHIGGSGIETPALLLSTRKGLPAFVSCDLLASLPLPDSLLLHVCPTHFMEGPPSKTISNIGGLHRMLGLPDHILVAAASDSIESLPASEASNKFGASFETPSGRRLVKPSDYMELISCMKPNLWASLADEVPAWVTEKRNKISVGRTLRWLDACIALDPDSGTNTFAVVVGGSSIEQRKLCATEVSKRNVSGFWIGGFGFGESMEERCNLLNEVTECLPPEKPRLVSRLGLPEEVLEGVAAGIDLFDSTYINQLTMGGFALIFPVDTVQREMLNGVFNKSGADYTKINLRATTYRKDTSRLVDSCSCFTCQNHTRAYLNHLLNVHEMLAQILLEIHNTHHYLCFFRSIRDAIKVGEFDLFRQQFVQNRRAHVTAAVL; this is translated from the exons ATGCGGTTCGCGGTGACCAAAGTGTGCGGTGGGGGGAAGGCGCGGGCGGGCGCGCTCCACATAGGCGGCAGCGGCATTGAGACGCCGGCACTGCTGCTTTCCACGCGCAAGGGGCTCCCTGCGTTCGTGTCCTGCGACCTGCTAGCCTCGCTGCCCCTCCCGGACTCCCTACTCCTCCATGTCTGCCCAACCCACTT tATGGAGGGCCCTCCGTCGAAAACAATATCTAACATTGGTGGTTTGCACCGTATGCTGGGTCTGCCTGATCACATCCTTGTAGCTGCAGCAAGTGACTCTATTGAGAGTTTACCAGCAAGTGAAGCCAGTAATAAATTTGGTGCCTCCTTTGAAACACCATCGGGTCGTAGACTG GTCAAACCGTCAGACTATATGGAGTTGATTTCCTGCATGAAGCCTAATCTATGGGCAAGTTTGGCGGATGAGGTCCCGGCTTGGGTGACTGAGAAGCGGAATAAAATCTCTGTTGGCAGAACGTTACGATGGCTTGACGCCTGTATTGCTTTGGATCCG GATTCCGGAACAAATACTTTTGCTGTAGTTGTGGGGGGATCCAGCATAGAACAACGAAAGCTATGTGCCACTGAAGTATCCAAGCGAAACGTGTCAG GCTTTTGGATTGGAGGATTTGGCTTTGGAGAGAGTATGGAAGAACGTTGCAACTTACTCAATGAAGTAACA gAGTGCTTGCCACCAGAGAAACCTCGGCTTGTCTCTAGACTTGGTCTTCCAG AGGAGGTATTGGAGGGTGTTGCTGCTGGTATCGACCTTTTTGACTCCAC GTACATTAACCAACTTACTATGGGTGGTTTCGCACTGATCTTCCCTGTTGATACGGTCCAAAGAGAGATGCTGAATGGTGTATTCAACAAAAGTGGTGCGGATTATACAAAGATTAATCTGCGTGCAACGACATATCG GAAAGATACGTCGCGGCTGGTTGATAGCTGTAGCTGCTTCACTTGCCAGAACCACACTCGTGCGTACCTGAATCATTTGCTGAATGTCCATGAGATGCTGGCTCAGATCCTACTGGAGAT ACATAATACACATCACTATCTTTGCTTTTTCCGTTCGATACGGGATGCTATCAAGGTTGGAGAGTTTGATCTCTTTCGGCAGCAGTTTGTTCAGAACAGGCGTGCCCATGTTACTGCTGCGGTGCTCTAG
- the LOC133907738 gene encoding uncharacterized protein LOC133907738 isoform X2: MRFAVTKVCGGGKARAGALHIGGSGIETPALLLSTRKGLPAFVSCDLLASLPLPDSLLLHVCPTHFMEGPPSKTISNIGGLHRMLGLPDHILVAAASDSIESLPASEASNKFGASFETPSGRRLVKPSDYMELISCMKPNLWASLADEVPAWVTEKRNKISVGRTLRWLDACIALDPDSGTNTFAVVVGGSSIEQRKLCATEVSKRNVSGFWIGGFGFGESMEERCNLLNEECLPPEKPRLVSRLGLPEEVLEGVAAGIDLFDSTYINQLTMGGFALIFPVDTVQREMLNGVFNKSGADYTKINLRATTYRKDTSRLVDSCSCFTCQNHTRAYLNHLLNVHEMLAQILLEIHNTHHYLCFFRSIRDAIKVGEFDLFRQQFVQNRRAHVTAAVL; the protein is encoded by the exons ATGCGGTTCGCGGTGACCAAAGTGTGCGGTGGGGGGAAGGCGCGGGCGGGCGCGCTCCACATAGGCGGCAGCGGCATTGAGACGCCGGCACTGCTGCTTTCCACGCGCAAGGGGCTCCCTGCGTTCGTGTCCTGCGACCTGCTAGCCTCGCTGCCCCTCCCGGACTCCCTACTCCTCCATGTCTGCCCAACCCACTT tATGGAGGGCCCTCCGTCGAAAACAATATCTAACATTGGTGGTTTGCACCGTATGCTGGGTCTGCCTGATCACATCCTTGTAGCTGCAGCAAGTGACTCTATTGAGAGTTTACCAGCAAGTGAAGCCAGTAATAAATTTGGTGCCTCCTTTGAAACACCATCGGGTCGTAGACTG GTCAAACCGTCAGACTATATGGAGTTGATTTCCTGCATGAAGCCTAATCTATGGGCAAGTTTGGCGGATGAGGTCCCGGCTTGGGTGACTGAGAAGCGGAATAAAATCTCTGTTGGCAGAACGTTACGATGGCTTGACGCCTGTATTGCTTTGGATCCG GATTCCGGAACAAATACTTTTGCTGTAGTTGTGGGGGGATCCAGCATAGAACAACGAAAGCTATGTGCCACTGAAGTATCCAAGCGAAACGTGTCAG GCTTTTGGATTGGAGGATTTGGCTTTGGAGAGAGTATGGAAGAACGTTGCAACTTACTCAATGAA gAGTGCTTGCCACCAGAGAAACCTCGGCTTGTCTCTAGACTTGGTCTTCCAG AGGAGGTATTGGAGGGTGTTGCTGCTGGTATCGACCTTTTTGACTCCAC GTACATTAACCAACTTACTATGGGTGGTTTCGCACTGATCTTCCCTGTTGATACGGTCCAAAGAGAGATGCTGAATGGTGTATTCAACAAAAGTGGTGCGGATTATACAAAGATTAATCTGCGTGCAACGACATATCG GAAAGATACGTCGCGGCTGGTTGATAGCTGTAGCTGCTTCACTTGCCAGAACCACACTCGTGCGTACCTGAATCATTTGCTGAATGTCCATGAGATGCTGGCTCAGATCCTACTGGAGAT ACATAATACACATCACTATCTTTGCTTTTTCCGTTCGATACGGGATGCTATCAAGGTTGGAGAGTTTGATCTCTTTCGGCAGCAGTTTGTTCAGAACAGGCGTGCCCATGTTACTGCTGCGGTGCTCTAG
- the LOC133907222 gene encoding uncharacterized protein LOC133907222 — protein MVALRKFVQAVVLLFSDEHLRAPTVEDTARLLAIGEQRGFPGMLGNIDCMHWVWKNCPKHAFFGMSGSLNDINVLHRSNIFSRLTDGIAPPVSYIVNSNTYDMGYYLGDGIYPEWVTIVKPISAPRENKSVHFSAMQAAVRKDVERTFGVLQSRFTIIRGPTRVWDQSTLHNIMITCVIMHNMIIEDERGGADVEEVYDYMGEKAIVHHDPDQPILQYVEVTEAIRNQALHHQLRDDLVEHLWSRHGAQ, from the exons ATGGTCGCCCTGAGAAAGTTTGTCCAAGCTGTTGTCTTGCTTTTCTCCGATGAGCACCTCCGCGCTCCCACTGTAGAGGATACTGCTCGACTATTAGCTATTGGCGAGCAGAgagggttccccgggatgctGGGGAACATCGACTGCATGCATTGGGTTTGGAAGAACTGCCCGAAA CATGCTTTCTTTGGAATGTCTGGTAGTCTGAACGATATAAATGTTTTGCACCGCTCGAACATTTTCAGCAGGCTCACGGACGGGATTGCGCCTCCTGTGTCATATATCGTTAACAGTAACACATATGACATGGGCTACTACCTAggagatggaatttaccccgaATGGGTGACCATAGTGAAGCCAATTTCAGCACCAAGAGAGAACAAGAGCGTGCATTTCTCCGCCATGCAAGCAGCAGTCCGAAAAGATGTGGAACGCACATTTGGTGTCCTGCAGTCGAGGTTCACCATAATTCGTGGCCCAACAAGAGTTTGGGATCAAAGCACGCTGCACAACATTATGATCACATGTGTCATAATGCATAATATGATCATTGAGGACGAGAGGGGTGGCGCCGATGTGGAAGAGGTGTACGACTATATGGGTGAGAAAGCGATAGTGCATCACGATCCAGACCAACCCATCCTCCAGTACGTCGAAGTCACTGAAGCAATCAGGAACCAAGCATTGCACCACCAATTGCGTGATGACCTGGTGGAGCACCTATGGAGTCGTCATGGAGCACAGTAG